GTTCGCCGCGTGGCAGGTGCTGCTGTCGCGCTATGCCGGGCAGGAGAGCTTCACCATCGGCGTACCGTCTTCCGGGCGCTCGCTGCCGATGTCACAGGAGCTGGTGGGCTTCTTCGTGCAGACCCAGGTCTTCAAGGCGGATATCGATGCCGCGCAAACCCTGGAGCAGGTGTGCCGCCGCGTACGCGACCTTGCGCGTGGCGCGATGGATCACGCGGACCTGCCGTTGGAACTCTTGCTGGAACGGCGCCATCTCGCCCGCGAGCCCGGCCGCCATCCCTTGTTCCAGGTGATGTTCGGCGTGCAGGCCACCGACGGCGCGCCGGAACTCGCGCTGAAGGACCTGTCGTCGACGCGACTGCCTTTGCCCGAGCGCGCCGCGAAATTCGAGCTGTCGCTGGACTTCCTGTTGAACGAGGCAGGGTGGGCGGACCCGCGTGGCGGCGAGAGCGCCGTGCTTGGCCGCCTCGAATACAACACCGCGCTGTTCACGGACGCCACCGCGCGGCGCCTGGCCGCGCGCTTCCTGGCCGTGCTGGCCGAGGTGGTGCAACGCCCGCAGTCGCGGGTCGCCGACGTGGACATCGTCCTGCCCGATGAAGCGGAGCGGTTGCGGGACTGGAGCCGGGGAGGGCCGGCCCTGGCCCCCTTGCCGCCGGTCCACGTCGCGTTCGCGGAACAGGCCCGGCGCACGCCGCGCGCGCCCGCGCTGGAAATGGGCGATGCGGTCCTGAGCTATGCGGAGCTGGACGGCCGCGCCAACGCATTGGCGCATCGCCTGGCCGCATTGGGGGTGGGGCCGGATGTGCCCGTCGCCATCATGCTGGAACGTTCCGTCGAGATGGTGGTCGGCTTGCTGGGCATCCTGAAGGCCGGTGCCGCCTATGTGCCCGTGGACCCGGAGTACCCGGCGCAGCGGCTGGCTTATATGCTGGAGGACTGCGGCAGCCGCCTGCTGCTGCTGAAAGGCGCCACGCCGGCCGCGCTGTCCATTCCGCCCGGCATGGCGGTGGTGGATCTGGCGCGGGACGCGGCGGCGACGCATGCGCGGCCGCCGGCGGTCCGCCTGCATGGCGAGAACCTGGCCTACGTCATCTACACATCCGGTTCGACGGGCCGCCCCAAGGGGGCCGCCAATCGCCACGGCGGCCTGGCCAACCGCATCGCGTGGATGCAGCGCGAATACGGGCTGACGCCGGACGACGCGGTGCTGCAGAAGACGCCATTCGGTTTCGACGTGTCCGTGTGGGAATTCTTCTGGCCGCTGATGACGGGCGCGCGCCTGGTCATGGCTGCGCCGGGCGATCACCGCGATCCCGCCCGCCTGGCCGCATGCATCGTGCGCCACGGCGTGACCACGCTGCATTTCGTTCCTTCGATGCTGCGGGCATTCCTGGCCGATGGACAAGCCGCCCATTGCCGCGGCGTGCGCCGCATCCTGTGCAGCGGCGAAGCGTTGCCCGGCGATGCGCGCGACGCGGTTTCGCGCGAGATGCCCTGGGCCTGCCTGCACAATCTCTACGGGCCCACCGAGGCCGCCATCGACGTCACCCATTGGACCTGCGCCGCGTCGGATACCGGCAATGTCCCCATCGGGCGGCCCATCGCCGGCCTGCAGACATGGATATTGGACGGCGGCCTGAAGCCCGTGCCGCCCGGGGTTCTGGGCGAACTCTACCTGGGCGGCGCCGGATTGGCGCGCGGCTACGCGCGGCGGCCGGGGTTGACCGCGGATCGTTTCGTCGCCGATCCCTTCGGGGCGCCGGGCACGCGCCTGTATCGGACGGGCGATCTGGCCAGTTGGGACGCGGAAGGACGGATCGTCTACCAGGGCCGTACCGACCATCAAGTGAAGATACGCGGCCTGCGCGTGGAACTGGGCGAGGTGGAAGCCTGCCTGCTGGCGCAGCCCGGCGTGACGGCAGCGGTGGCGGTGGCGCATGCCGGACACGCGGCCACGCAACTGGTGGCCTATGTGGCGGCGGGGGAACGCGCGCCGGATCCCGCCTCGCTGCGGGAAGCGCTGGCCGGCCAGCTGCCGGACTACATGGTGCCGGCCCTTATCATGGTGCTGCCCGGCCTGCCCCTGAACGCCAACGGCAAGATAGACCGCAAGGCGCTGCCGCCGCCGGACTTCGTGGCCGGCGCATCCCATGAGCCGCCGCACGGGCCGTTGGAAACGCTGCTGGCCTCCGTCTGGGCCGGGGTGCTGGGTGTACAGCGCGTGGGACGGCTGGACAACTTCTTCGAGATAGGCGGGGATTCCATCCTGAGCCTGAAGGTGGTGGCCGGCATGCGCAAGGCGGGCTGGGCCATCAGCCCGCGCGATGTCATGGAACGGCAGACCGTGGCCGCGTTGGCCGCGGCCGCCCGGCCTTTGGGTGCTGTATCGGGTGCTGTATCCGGCGCGGCGGCGGCGGGTCGCGCGGCGCTGGCGCCCATCCAGCGCTGGTTCTTCGATACGCCCATGCCGGCGCGCGAACACTGGAACCAGTCCGTCCTGTTGCAGCCGGCGGGTGCGATCGACCTGCCGGCATTGCAGGCCGCCGTGCGCGCGGTGATGGCGCATCACGATGCCTTCCGGTTGCGCTATGCGCCGCAAGGGGATGGGTCGTGGGTACAGCGCTATGCGCCGCCTGCCACGCCGCCGGATGACTGGGTTGTTGTCGATCTGTCGCGGGCCGAGGATGTGCCACAGGCCATCGGCGCCGCCGCGGAGGAAGTCCAGCGGGGACTGGATCTGGGGGCCGGCCCGGTGACGCGGGCCGCCTGGCTGGATCTGGGCGCCGGCCGGCCCGGCCGCCTGCTCTGGGTGGCGCATCACCTGGTCGTGGACGCGGTGTCGTGGCAGATATTGCTGGACGATCTGCAGACCGCCTACGAGCAGGCCAGGCTGGGGCAGGCGCCCTGCCTGGGCGCCGTGGGCGTCAGCTACGGCGCCTGGACCGCCGCGCTGGAAGGCTACCGCGATCGCGCCGCCACGCAGGCGCAACGCGAGCTCTGGCGCGCGCTGTGCGGCCACGACGAACCGCCCTTGCCGGCACGCGATCCGGCCGGCGGCAATACCGTGCGCATGGCGCGCACCGTGCACACCGTCCTTGAGGCGGAGACGACCGAAGCCCTGCTGGCGCGCGCCGCCCGGGACCATCGCGCGCAGGCCCACGAAACCCTGCTGGCCGGGCTGGCGTTGGCGCTGCGCGAGTGGACCGGCCGCGACAGTGTCCTGGTGGAAATCGAAGGCCATGGCCGCGAGGACGTGGTGGCGGACCTCGATGTTTCGCGTACCGTCGGTTGGTTTACCGCCCTGTATCCCGTGCGGCTGGCCCCGGGCAGCGGGGGGCCAGTGCAGGCGCTGGCCGCCGTCAAGGCCCAGCTGCGCGCCATCCCCGACAAGGGATTGGGCTACGGCGCGCTGCGCCATGGCGGCGCGGGCCTGCAAGGGCTGGCGTCGCCGCGCCTCACGTTCAATTACCTGGGCCGGCTGGACGGCACGCTGCGCGGCTGGACCTGGGCGGCGGAATCCGCGGGCGCGGAGCGGCATCCCGACAGCCCCCGGCGCACCTGGCTGGACGTGGGCGCATCGGTGCGCGACGGTGCCCTGCATGTGGCCTGGACCTACAGCGGCGCCATCTTCGACGATGCGGCCATCGAGACGCTCGCGCACCGCTACATGGCCCATCTGCGCGAGCTGGCGGAAGCCTGCGCGGCTTCCGCGGCCGTCGCGCCGATGGCGTCCGACTTTCCGCTGGCCGGCCTGGACCAGGCGCAGCTGGACCGCCTGGCGCCGGATCCGGCCGTGGTGGCGGATATCTATCCGGCGACGCCCTTGCAGCAGGGGCTCTTGCTGCACACGCTGATGAAGCCCGCTTCGGGGATATACCTGATGCAGGATCGCTACCGCTTCGACCGCCGCATCGATGCTCACGCGATGGAACGGGCGTGGCGGTTGCTGGGCCAACGCCACGAGGCGCTGCGCGCCGGCTTTGCCTGGCGCAGCGGAGAAGCCCCCATGCAGCTTATCCACTACGACGTCGGCACGCCCGTCGACATCCTGGACTGGCGGCGGGACGACACCGCGGTGGCGCTGGAGCGCATGCAAGGCATGCTGCGCGGCGAACTGGCCGCCGGCTACGACATGAGCCGCGCGCCCTTGTGGCGGGTCAGGTTGTTTCGCCTGGCGGATGCGGACCGCATGGTGCTGAGCTATCACCATATCCTGATGGACGCCTGGTGCCGTTCCGTGCTGCTGGCGGATTTCTTCCACGCCTACAAGGCCTTCCGCGACGGCGGCGAGCCGCGCCTGGGCAGCACGCGGCCGTACCGGGATTTCATCGCGTGGCTGGGACGCCAGGACAAAGGGGCGGCGCGAAGCTACTGGCGCGGCGCGCTGGCGGGATATTCGACGGTGACGCCGTTGCCGCTGCCTGCCATCAACGCGTCCGGCACGAGCACGTCCAGCGCGGACGCCGATGCGGGCGGCGGCGAGGCCGCCGACGCGCTGCTGCGCCTGCCGGCATCCGATACGGCTGCCTTGCAGCACGCGGCGCAAGGGGCGCAACTGACCGTCAATACCTATGTGCAGGGCGCCTGGGCCTTGCTGCTGGCGCGCTGCGCCGGCATGGACGAGGTGTTGTTCGGCGTGACCGTGGCGGGGCGGCCGACCGAGCTGGATGGCGTGCACGATACCGTAGGCCTGTTCATCAATACGCTTCCGCTGCGCCTGGCGGTGCCGGCGACGGCGCGGGCCGCGGCGTGGCTGCGCGACATACAGGCGGTCAACGCCGTCATGCGCGAACACGAGCATCTGTCGCTCGCGGAGATCCAGGCCCTGGCCGGCGATCTGCCGCGCGGCATGAACCTGTTCGACACCCTGTTCGTTTTCGAGAACGCGCCGCTGGATAGCGCGATGCTGGCCGACGCCGAGGAACTGGGCCTGTCCGCCGATGGCGCGCGCACGCATACCAACTACCCCTTGACCCTGGTGGCGAAGCCCGGCCCGGAACTGGGCCTGCAGATCACCTATGACGCCACCCTGTTCAGGCGATCCGAGATCGATGGCCTGCTGCATAGCCTGCGGCACATCGTGATGGAATTGGCCGGGCGGCCCGACGCGGTGCTGGCCGACGTGAACCTGCTGCCCGAAGCCGGACGCGAGCGCCTGCGCGCGTTGGGATGCGGCGCGGCGCCCGCGTATCCGCTGGACGCCGGCTATGCCAGCCTTTTCGAGAGGACGGCCGCGCATCATGCGGAGCGCACGGCCGTGCGTGCCCGCGAAGGCTGCCTGACGTATGGCGAGTTGAACCGGCGCGCCGAGCGCCACGCGCATGTGCTGGCCGCGCATGGCGTGGGGCGCGACGATGTGGTGGCTATTTTGGCCGAGCGGGGATTGGAGATGCTGGCCAGCGTGCTGGGCGCGTTCAAGCTGAATGCGGCCTATCTGGCGCTCGATCCGTCCTTGCCGCCGCGGCGCATCGCGCAGGTCCTGCAACTGGCGGGCGTGCGGACGCTGGTGGTATCGGCGCCGGTGGCCGCCGCCCTGGGCGACGGCCTGGCCGCGCTGCCCGCGTCGATACGGGTGGTGCCCGGCCCGGCCTTCGACGGCGACGAACCCAGGACCTATCCGCGCGGCGCGGCCCGGCCGGACCAGGCTGCCTACGTCATCTTTACCTCCGGATCGACCGGCGAGCCCAAGGGTGTCGTGGTGACCGCGCGCGGCATGCTCAACAATCAACTGAGCAAGATTCCCTACCTGGGACTGGGGCCGGACGATGCGATCGCGCAGACCGCGTCGCAGAGTTTCGATATTTCCGTATGGCAATTGCTGGCGGGGCTGCTGTGCGGGGCGTGCGTGCACATCGTTCCCGACGAGGTCGCCCGCGATCCCGGCGCCCTGTTGGAACAAGTGCGGCAGGATGGCATCACCGTACTGGAATGCGTGCCGACCCTGATTCAGGGCATGCTGCTGCGCGACCCGGTGCCGCTGCCGCGCCTGCGCTGGCTGATGCCGACCGGGGAAGCCACGTCCATGGCCCTGGCACGGGCCTGGCAGGCGCGCTATCCGGACATCGGGGTGGTGAATGCCTACGGTCCCGCCGAATGCGCCGACGATGTCGCCTTGTACCGCTTGCCCGCGATGGCGGCGGACGACGCATCGGGATCGATACTGGCCATCGGCCAGGCCACCGACCATAACCGCCTGTACGTGGTCGATGCGAACCTGGCGCCCCTGCCTGCCGGCGTGGTGGGCGAACTATGCGTCGCCGGTGTCGGCGTCGGGCGCGGCTATCTGCATCGGCCCACGATCACCGCGGAAAGATTCGTGGCCGATCCCATGCCCGGCTCGCCGGGGGCGCGCATGTACCGCACGGGCGATCTGGCGCGTTTCCGGGAGGACGGCATCCTGGAGTACCTGGGGCGCGTGGACCACCAGGTCAAGGTGCATGGCTTCCGTATCGAACTGGGCGAGATCGATGCCCAGTTGGCGCGCATCGCGTCGGTGCGGCAGGCTGTCGCCGTGGTAAGGGAGGACGGGCAGGGCGGACATCGCCTGGTCGCCTACGTTGTCGCGCGGGAGCCGGCGCAGGTCGATAGCGACGAGGGGCGCGTGCGTTGGCTGGCGGATGTCCGGGCGGCCCTGGCGCAGGCATTGCCGGCGTACATGGTGCCCGCGGTATGGGTGGCGTTGGCGGCCTTGCCGCTGAGCCGCAACGGCAAGGTGGACCGCAAGGCCCTGCCGGCGCCGGAACCCCAGGACGCGAGCCAGGCGTATGTCGCGCCGGCCGACGACAACGAGCAGCGGCTGGCGCGGATCTGGTCGCAGGTGCTGGGGGTACCGCGGGTGGGCCGGCATGACAGCTTCTTCGAACTGGGCGGGCATTCGCTGATGGTGATGCAGGTGGTCGCGCGCATCCAGCGCGAATGGCAGGTGGACGTGCCGCTGACCGCCCTGTTCGAGGCACAGACCCTGGCCGCGTTCGCCGGCCGGGTGGCGGAGGCGGCGACGGCGGCGGCCGGCCGCGACCAGGCGCTGCGGCGCATGGACGATTTCCTGGATACGCTGGAGGCGATGTAATGGACCAGACCCTGACGCGCCGCGTCGCCGCCAAATTCATGGCGCTGGCGCCGGCACAGCGCCGCGCGGCGTACCGGCAGATGGTCGAGACCGGCATGGAGGCCGCCCAGCTGCCCATCCTGCCACGCGCCACGACACCGGTCTTGTCCCACGCGCAGCGCCGGCTATGGTTTCTTTGGCGGCTGGATCCCATGGATGCCACCTACCACCTGCCGGGCGCGCTGCGCCTGAAAGGCGCGCTGGATGTGCAGGCCGTGCGTGCCGCGCTTATAGCGGTCCGCGCGCGGCATGCCGCGCTGCGTACGCGTTTCGTCGCCGACGATGCGGGGCTGGCCATGCCGGTGGTCGACGCCGATGCTTCCATGCGTGTCGACTTCC
Above is a genomic segment from Bordetella genomosp. 11 containing:
- a CDS encoding non-ribosomal peptide synthetase, encoding MTDSRLDLLRALLADDEDDGERAAGAASVDAMPRAVLDTEGWAGVSPAQRQLWFLHRYAPSSTAYNLPRAFLLRGPLDADALRRGFDALVRRHAILRTRFGEIDGVPMQRVDPHGRCELAWHDLSGLAPADRELAREARLAALAGHVFDLEADFPLVATLMRLDADTHVLAWCLHHIASDAWSNPVFARDLAQAYRQALAREGEVALPALARQYVDFAAWQEERAARGAWAQSIDYWDRHLGTDAPALVLPTDRTRPADIGFAGASHYFEVPPDLARALRAHCAALRCTPFVVLFAAWQVLLSRYAGQESFTIGVPSSGRSLPMSQELVGFFVQTQVFKADIDAAQTLEQVCRRVRDLARGAMDHADLPLELLLERRHLAREPGRHPLFQVMFGVQATDGAPELALKDLSSTRLPLPERAAKFELSLDFLLNEAGWADPRGGESAVLGRLEYNTALFTDATARRLAARFLAVLAEVVQRPQSRVADVDIVLPDEAERLRDWSRGGPALAPLPPVHVAFAEQARRTPRAPALEMGDAVLSYAELDGRANALAHRLAALGVGPDVPVAIMLERSVEMVVGLLGILKAGAAYVPVDPEYPAQRLAYMLEDCGSRLLLLKGATPAALSIPPGMAVVDLARDAAATHARPPAVRLHGENLAYVIYTSGSTGRPKGAANRHGGLANRIAWMQREYGLTPDDAVLQKTPFGFDVSVWEFFWPLMTGARLVMAAPGDHRDPARLAACIVRHGVTTLHFVPSMLRAFLADGQAAHCRGVRRILCSGEALPGDARDAVSREMPWACLHNLYGPTEAAIDVTHWTCAASDTGNVPIGRPIAGLQTWILDGGLKPVPPGVLGELYLGGAGLARGYARRPGLTADRFVADPFGAPGTRLYRTGDLASWDAEGRIVYQGRTDHQVKIRGLRVELGEVEACLLAQPGVTAAVAVAHAGHAATQLVAYVAAGERAPDPASLREALAGQLPDYMVPALIMVLPGLPLNANGKIDRKALPPPDFVAGASHEPPHGPLETLLASVWAGVLGVQRVGRLDNFFEIGGDSILSLKVVAGMRKAGWAISPRDVMERQTVAALAAAARPLGAVSGAVSGAAAAGRAALAPIQRWFFDTPMPAREHWNQSVLLQPAGAIDLPALQAAVRAVMAHHDAFRLRYAPQGDGSWVQRYAPPATPPDDWVVVDLSRAEDVPQAIGAAAEEVQRGLDLGAGPVTRAAWLDLGAGRPGRLLWVAHHLVVDAVSWQILLDDLQTAYEQARLGQAPCLGAVGVSYGAWTAALEGYRDRAATQAQRELWRALCGHDEPPLPARDPAGGNTVRMARTVHTVLEAETTEALLARAARDHRAQAHETLLAGLALALREWTGRDSVLVEIEGHGREDVVADLDVSRTVGWFTALYPVRLAPGSGGPVQALAAVKAQLRAIPDKGLGYGALRHGGAGLQGLASPRLTFNYLGRLDGTLRGWTWAAESAGAERHPDSPRRTWLDVGASVRDGALHVAWTYSGAIFDDAAIETLAHRYMAHLRELAEACAASAAVAPMASDFPLAGLDQAQLDRLAPDPAVVADIYPATPLQQGLLLHTLMKPASGIYLMQDRYRFDRRIDAHAMERAWRLLGQRHEALRAGFAWRSGEAPMQLIHYDVGTPVDILDWRRDDTAVALERMQGMLRGELAAGYDMSRAPLWRVRLFRLADADRMVLSYHHILMDAWCRSVLLADFFHAYKAFRDGGEPRLGSTRPYRDFIAWLGRQDKGAARSYWRGALAGYSTVTPLPLPAINASGTSTSSADADAGGGEAADALLRLPASDTAALQHAAQGAQLTVNTYVQGAWALLLARCAGMDEVLFGVTVAGRPTELDGVHDTVGLFINTLPLRLAVPATARAAAWLRDIQAVNAVMREHEHLSLAEIQALAGDLPRGMNLFDTLFVFENAPLDSAMLADAEELGLSADGARTHTNYPLTLVAKPGPELGLQITYDATLFRRSEIDGLLHSLRHIVMELAGRPDAVLADVNLLPEAGRERLRALGCGAAPAYPLDAGYASLFERTAAHHAERTAVRAREGCLTYGELNRRAERHAHVLAAHGVGRDDVVAILAERGLEMLASVLGAFKLNAAYLALDPSLPPRRIAQVLQLAGVRTLVVSAPVAAALGDGLAALPASIRVVPGPAFDGDEPRTYPRGAARPDQAAYVIFTSGSTGEPKGVVVTARGMLNNQLSKIPYLGLGPDDAIAQTASQSFDISVWQLLAGLLCGACVHIVPDEVARDPGALLEQVRQDGITVLECVPTLIQGMLLRDPVPLPRLRWLMPTGEATSMALARAWQARYPDIGVVNAYGPAECADDVALYRLPAMAADDASGSILAIGQATDHNRLYVVDANLAPLPAGVVGELCVAGVGVGRGYLHRPTITAERFVADPMPGSPGARMYRTGDLARFREDGILEYLGRVDHQVKVHGFRIELGEIDAQLARIASVRQAVAVVREDGQGGHRLVAYVVAREPAQVDSDEGRVRWLADVRAALAQALPAYMVPAVWVALAALPLSRNGKVDRKALPAPEPQDASQAYVAPADDNEQRLARIWSQVLGVPRVGRHDSFFELGGHSLMVMQVVARIQREWQVDVPLTALFEAQTLAAFAGRVAEAATAAAGRDQALRRMDDFLDTLEAM